The Pseudofrankia sp. DC12 region CGACCGGCCGGTCGGCGCGGGCGGCCATCCCGACGGTCCGCAGCGCGTCGTCGACGACGTTGTCGTCGCGCGGTGAGGTCCGGCCGAAGGTGCCCTGGTGTGGGAGGCGGCCGGTGGTGACCAGGTCGCGCACGCACAGGTGCACGTCGGCGGCGTGGTCCTGGGTGAGCGCGGACACCCGGCGCGCCGCCGCCTTGGGGCCCAGCTCCCGGTACAGGTCGCGGCGGTCGAGCAGGACGGCGCCGGTCGCCGGCCGCAGTGCCCGGTAGACGGTCCGCAGCACGGTGGACTTGCCACTGCCGTTGGGTCCGAGCAGGCCGACGAACGTCCCGGGCGGGCAGTCGAGCGTCAGGTCCCGCAGGATCGAGGCCCCGTCGAGGCGGACGCCCACGCGGTCCAGCCGCAGGCCGCTGACCGTCTCCGGTGTGCGCTGGTCGGCCGCGCTTCCGGTGGCCACGGACTCCCGGTCCGCCCGCCGCGGGTCTCCTCCCGCGCTCACCGCG contains the following coding sequences:
- a CDS encoding ABC transporter ATP-binding protein, giving the protein MSAGGDPRRADRESVATGSAADQRTPETVSGLRLDRVGVRLDGASILRDLTLDCPPGTFVGLLGPNGSGKSTVLRTVYRALRPATGAVLLDRRDLYRELGPKAAARRVSALTQDHAADVHLCVRDLVTTGRLPHQGTFGRTSPRDDNVVDDALRTVGMAARADRPVATLSGGERQRVLLARALAQRPRLLVLDEPTNHLDIGARLDLLELIRSLGITVLAALHDLDLAAAFCDLVHVLDDGQVVASGSPADALTPDLLRRVFHVNAHRGSHPVTGRPHFAFTSLRTPPPSDAAAAHSRAAAQPLCDQTAPAQPAKGRTLSSISQEGTP